Below is a genomic region from Virgibacillus dokdonensis.
TCCTGTAGCTGACCACCTTGTGTCATAATAATTGTGACCGTTATCGATAAAGAAATGAGATCAAAAAGTGGACCAGCTATCGAAATAATTGCTCTCGATTTCCGAGGCAACTTATATGTATCTGTTAAATCTAAATATGCAACTGGAAGAATATAATATAATAACCCCACACCTATCTCCCTAATATCTCCTCCAAGTACCTTACAAGTAAATGCATGCGATAACTCATGTAACAGTAAATGCATCAAAATCCAAGGCGCTATATAAAACAGTAACGAAGCACTGGGAGGGCGAATTTCAGGATTAAAATTGAAGAAAGCGTATATTAAGTACGAGAGTAAAACTATAAATAAAACACCAATAAAGTACAGCGTGATCTTACTAGGGCTTTTGGCCTCTCTATTCTTTCTTTTAAAGAATAAGTCCATCATGTTATTGATTTTATAGGTACCTAATTTGACTACGCGAAACTTAGAGCTTTTTTCTCCTTTTGAATGAATTTCGTTTGTTGTTTCAAATCCCTTGTATACAATTAAGCCCTTTCCAACAAGCTGTTTAATAAATAAATGTAATTGTTTCTCAACTTGCACATCATTATATTTGTCATGTTTTTCACAAAATTGAGTTACAAGTTCTTCAGCCGTCGAGCATTGCTTTTCTAACAACCTAAATAATTCAACGGCGGAATTTCCAATTTGATAATACTTCTTTGCAACTTTTGAATATAACAAGTACTCGTTACCATTATGGATGAGAGTCACATCCGGATTAATCATTAATTGATTCATGGTTTTCTTAGTTTCATTAGATACTTCATGCTCGTGAAGCATATAGGTTCACCTCCTTAATATTTAGATAAAAGGGAAGATCAAAAATCTCCCCTCTACTATTTAACCAGCGGTTGAGTACGAACTTCCTGTACTGAAAGATGATCCTGCACACGCTGCACAGAAGGCACACGCAACCGTTGCAGCTACGCCTGTATAATTAATGGATTCTGGCAATTCCTCGGCATAGAGCGTTAGTTTTTCGACCTTCTCTCCATTCATATCTTTGTTGGTATACGACATTTTATACATCCTCCTCAATTTAAGTTCATCTATTATCCGCTAGCACAGGCTCCAGTTGATGCACATGATGCTGTCGCTGGACAACTAAAACAAGCAAAACTAGCCGCGGACCCCCAACAACTAGCTATTCCAGTATAGTTTATTTTTTCTGGAAGCTCCTCAGCAAATAGTTCTAAATCTAATTCCTTTTTTATCTTATCATTCATCCTAAACACCTCCCATCTTACATCTAATTCACACAACAACTTGTTATTACCAGCTTAAAGATGCTGCACTGGATTGCGTACTCATTGTTGTACCTGGACAAGATGCACTAGATATTGTTGAGTTGGTTGATGCTGTTGATGGTGAAACAGCTGAATATTGGGATAAGTCCGGTAACTCTTCGGCATAAAGCTCTAACTTTAATTTTTCGTCAACTATCTTTTCCATTTCCCTCCCTCCCTTCACTAAGTATTTTCAATGTTTTTCAATATATATAGTTAAATTCATGGATGTACATTTTAAGGTTTTTTATGATAAATTTGGTAAACTTACACAGTATATCCAAATGCAAATGCTAGTACTTGGTACTGCCGGTATCCATCAATACCACTAATTTGGTAGAATAATCTAGGATTAAACCCAGCATAAACCGTTCCTTCATAACCTAAAGATAGGCTATACAGCCAAGAATAATAAAGAATGCTCCCGGATTGAATTAACATATCCTTATAGCCTCTCAAAGATGGGCTACTTTCCTTTAGAAATTCCTCTAATTTTGCAACTAATACTATGTTGGCTGGAGCTTCTGAAAACTCTTTTTGCAGAAATAACTTTTGTATTTTTTCCTCTTCTACTTCCTCTTTTTTTATTATAGATTTAGAATTTACATCATATAAGTAAATATGATTATTGGAGATACTTTTATCATCTGTATTCCTTATGAGT
It encodes:
- a CDS encoding PqqD family peptide modification chaperone, which codes for MLHEHEVSNETKKTMNQLMINPDVTLIHNGNEYLLYSKVAKKYYQIGNSAVELFRLLEKQCSTAEELVTQFCEKHDKYNDVQVEKQLHLFIKQLVGKGLIVYKGFETTNEIHSKGEKSSKFRVVKLGTYKINNMMDLFFKRKNREAKSPSKITLYFIGVLFIVLLSYLIYAFFNFNPEIRPPSASLLFYIAPWILMHLLLHELSHAFTCKVLGGDIREIGVGLLYYILPVAYLDLTDTYKLPRKSRAIISIAGPLFDLISLSITVTIIMTQGGQLQDIAYYIMGIQIFVFLINTNLLLPSDLYRFIESLTKDMNLRRNSFQYLKSILLNKEKPQYLNSMSKRKEVIYISYSVVASLYLMVFISTLLLFYVTSISKNLF
- a CDS encoding thiocillin family RiPP, which translates into the protein MSYTNKDMNGEKVEKLTLYAEELPESINYTGVAATVACAFCAACAGSSFSTGSSYSTAG
- a CDS encoding thiocillin family RiPP, with the protein product MEKIVDEKLKLELYAEELPDLSQYSAVSPSTASTNSTISSASCPGTTMSTQSSAASLSW
- a CDS encoding nitroreductase family protein, giving the protein MITFKGTAPEQIVGDIINKSMIKVDPTKTKQEFDRTSILHLAEEGTSIEDILSKRRSVRFFNEKPVKLHDLLNILYNNYHFISNSFKNPNMFDQYVLIRNTDDKSISNNHIYLYDVNSKSIIKKEEVEEEKIQKLFLQKEFSEAPANIVLVAKLEEFLKESSPSLRGYKDMLIQSGSILYYSWLYSLSLGYEGTVYAGFNPRLFYQISGIDGYRQYQVLAFAFGYTV